A genomic region of Methanothermobacter sp. CaT2 contains the following coding sequences:
- the galU gene encoding UTP--glucose-1-phosphate uridylyltransferase GalU, which translates to MKAVIPAAGLGTRFLPATKAQPKEMLPVFDKPTIQYVVEEAVASGIDDILIITGKGKRSIEDHFDRSFELEYFLRKNNKMNYLDEVEAISDLADIYFVRQKEQKGLGDAIYCARKHIDGEDAFAVLLGDTITSSGVPCTRQLMDIYERYGASAIAVEEVPRDKVERYGIIDGEEVSEGIYSIRDMVEKPPVTEAPSNLAIMGRYVLESEIFDHIREVPPGFGGEIQLTDAMRCLEEVYGCVFRGRTYDIGNRVDWLKTSLEFAMNDDEIRPELIEYLKNLIDGYR; encoded by the coding sequence ATGAAGGCAGTTATACCAGCAGCTGGCCTTGGGACCCGTTTTCTGCCTGCAACCAAGGCACAGCCCAAGGAGATGCTACCGGTCTTTGACAAGCCAACAATACAGTACGTTGTTGAGGAGGCAGTAGCCTCGGGTATAGATGATATACTCATAATAACAGGTAAGGGTAAGAGGTCGATTGAGGACCACTTTGACCGTTCATTTGAACTTGAATACTTCCTGAGAAAGAATAACAAGATGAATTACCTTGACGAGGTTGAGGCGATTTCAGACCTTGCAGACATCTACTTCGTGAGACAGAAGGAGCAGAAGGGCCTCGGGGATGCAATATACTGTGCAAGGAAACATATAGACGGTGAGGACGCCTTCGCTGTTCTCCTTGGGGACACCATAACATCATCAGGGGTCCCCTGCACGCGCCAGTTAATGGATATATATGAGAGGTACGGGGCATCTGCAATTGCAGTGGAGGAGGTCCCCAGGGATAAGGTGGAGCGATACGGTATCATAGATGGTGAAGAGGTCTCAGAGGGAATCTACAGCATAAGGGATATGGTTGAGAAGCCACCTGTAACTGAGGCGCCTTCAAACCTTGCCATAATGGGCAGGTACGTCCTTGAGAGTGAAATATTTGACCACATAAGGGAGGTACCACCTGGATTTGGTGGCGAGATACAGCTCACAGATGCCATGAGGTGCCTCGAGGAGGTCTATGGTTGCGTTTTCAGGGGACGGACCTATGATATTGGTAACAGGGTTGACTGGCTTAAAACATCCCTTGAGTTTGCAATGAACGATGATGAGATAAGGCCCGAGTTAATTGAATATCTGAAGAATCTCATTGATGGTTACCGGTAG